GAAACGATCAAGCACGGCGTCTTCATCTATGGCATCAAGAACATTCCCGGGTCGGTGCCCGTGCACGCGACCTGGCTCTATGCGAACAATATGTACTACTACGTCGAGAACCTGTTCAAAAAGGGCATCGGCGCTTTCGACATGGACGATGACATCGTCCGAAGTTCTCTGATCACACTCGACGGCAAAATCGTCCACAAGGGCACGCTGAAGGCGCTCGGAGATTTTGATCATCTTGTTTAGGTGTCCACTATGATCGATCTGTTGCTGATACCCGCGATGTTCATGCTGACGCTCGGAATCGCGCATGTTCTGGATGAACACAGTGAATGCGCTTCGTTAAATCTGACAATACGTTATCGGAGCTTATCATGACCAATTTTCTATTGATGCTCGGCGTGTTCGCCTTTTCCTTCGGGGTCGGTTACGTGCTGATCTTACGCGTTCCACCGCTGCTTCATACGCCATTGATGTCGATGACGAACGCCATCTCCGCGGTAACGATCCTGGGAGCCCTCATCCTGTTTGCGGTGGATCCCACGCCGATCGAAAGGATCCTTGGCGCAATCGCCTTGATTACAGCCTCATTCAACATCGTCGGCGGTTTTGCAATCACTGCCCGGATGCTTTCGCTGTTTAAAAAGAACAAAGGACCGGAATAGTCATGAATTCATCATATGATCTAATCCTCGATCTGGCCGTGATCCTCGTGCTGATCGGCGCGTTCCGGCAGTTCAGAACTCCGAAAGGGGCGCGGCTAGGCAATCTAACCGCCTTGGCGGCCATGATCTGCGCCCTGCTTCTGGTGCTCCTGCGGCATCATCTCCTGGATCCGGCAACGGTAATCGTTGCATTGATCACGGGAGGGGCCTTGGGCTATGCCGTTGCCATGAGGGTCAATATGATCCAGATTCCGGCGATGATCGCCTTTCAGCACGGCGCAGGCGGGATCGCGGCGTTTCTGGTTTCCTATGTGGAGCTGACGAGGGGTGCGGGCAGCATAGCCGTTCTCAACGAATTGTCCGGCATCATCGGGATCGTGATCGGCGCCGCAACGTTCAGCGGCAGCGTGATTGCCGGCGGCAAACTAGCAAACAGGATCCGGCAGACTCCGCAATCTCTGCCCGGTCATGGACTATGGCTGATGGCCCATATCATTGCCATCCTCTTTTTAGGGGTTTTCAGCTTCAATATGCATGCTGCCGCAATACGATATGACCTCATCGGGCTGATCGCCGTATCCATATCCCTGGGAATCCTGTTTTCAATGAGGATCGGCGGCGCCGACATGCCCGTGCTCATCTCGTTTCTGAATGCCACAGCCGGACTGGCCGCCGCTTTCTGCGGGATCATCATGGAGAACCGGCTGCTGATCGCCTGCGGGGCCACCGTTGCCTCTTCCGGATCGATTCTGACCCATGTCATGTGCCGGGCGATGAACCGGTCGTTGCTGAAGACTTTCGGCGTTTCAAGGGGAAAATCTTCAGGAATCATTCAGGGAGAAACGCCGAAGACCGCCCTGGGCAGTGCAACGCGGCCGTCAACAACACAACTGACTGGGGAAACGGCGGTGGAAGAGAATTTGGCAAGGGCGACTGTGGCTCTGAAGAAGGCAAAGAACGTGGTGATCATCCCCGGATACGGAATGGCGATAGCGCAGGCCCAGTTCGAGGTCGTTCAATTTGCTCGGAAGATGATCGAGATGGGCAAGGACGTGCAATTTGCAATCCATCCGGTTGCGGGAAGAATGCCCGGACACATGAACGTGCTCCTGGCCGAAGCAGAGGCGGACTATGAAATGCTCCACGAGATGGATGACGTGAATCCGGAGTTCAGCCGAACGGATTTTGTGCTGATCGTCGGGGCCTGCGATGTGGTCAATCCCGCGGCCATCCATGTAGAGGGAACCCCGATATCGGGGATGCCGATCTTACTCGCGCACGAGGCAAAGACCGTCGTGGTCTGCAATCTGGATAGACGCCCCGGATATTCAGGCGTTGACAACCCTCTTTATGATAACGAAAATACCATTCTGATGTTGGGAGACGCTAAACAAACGCTGCGTCTGTTTATGGAAAGAATCGGTTAGATCGCTGCCGGGGCACATCCGTGGTAGTATTGCAGCAGCCAACCCGTTTCACGACCGACGCCCCGTTTCCAGAGGGGATATACTCAGAGCAGCAAGAATACAGAAAGGACATGACTATGGCAGACAAGGCTATTTACATTTCGAAATCGGACATGGATAGATTGAGGGACTTGGTTGAAGGCGTCCGGGCGTACAACCCGAAGCCGAATCCAAATCTGGACAAATTGGAAAAGGAGCTGAATCGGGCAAGGGTGGTCAGCCCGAAAAAAGTTCCGAAAGATGTGATTACCATGAACTCTCACGTTCGTGTTCTGGATATCGACTCAAAAGAAGAGGCGACATACACCATCGTCTTTCCTGCTCAAGCAAAAATTGCGGACAACAAGATTTCCATCCTTGCCCCGATAGGAACGGCGCTTCTTGGGTACCGGGTGGGGGATGTCGTGGAATGGGAGGTTCCTTCGGGATTAAAGCGTCTGAGAATCGAGGAAATCCTCTGCCAGTCAGAGTCAAAGGGCAACAATTCGGTGTAGCCGATGATATTCTTGGGCTCCCTGAAGCGAAGAAACCAGGAGATACAGAGGATGGCAGTAAAGCGTAAACCGACACGAGAAATGCCGCGAGCCGGGCTGAATCGGCACCGGGCCGCCGGACAGGCAATCGTGGACGGGTTCTGGATGGAGGAAAGCTTCAGGAAATGTTTCGACAAAACCAGCGATGGAATTCTCATCGCTGATACGACAACCAGAAGATTTCTTGAGGCCAATGCGGCAATCTGCGCCATGCTGGGGTATTCGAAAGAAGAGCTCGTGAATCTTTCCATCGACGACATCCACCCGCCGAATGACAGGGCGCATGTCCTGGAGGAGTTTGAAAAGCAGGTCAAGGGGGAAAACGCTGTTGCCGAGAAGATGCCGGTACTGCGAAAAGACGGCTCGATCTTTCACGCTGACATCATCTCTGCGCCCGTTATGATCGGCGGAGTGCACCATCATATGGGCATCTTCCGCGACCTCTCCGCGCACATGCGGGAAGCGGAGAGACTGAAAACGGCAAGGGATTTCCTTGAAACGGTGCTGGATAATCTGATGGATTCCATGATTGTTGTGGACACGAATAATTATTCCATCTTGCATGCGAACAAGCAATTCCTCCATTTCTGCGGGCGGAATAAAGAAAACGCGATCGGAAAGAGCTGTTACGAATTGAACCACCACAGATCAACACCGTGCTCATCTGAGTCATGCCCGTTGGCGGAATCATTGAAAACAGGGCAACAGGCGACGGTGGAACACATTCACCATGACAGCGCCGGCATGAAACACCATCTTGCGATCACGACTATTCCGATCATGGGCGAAAACGGCGAGATGCAACGGGCCATCCATCTGGCCCGGGATATCACGCAGCGCAAGCAGACCGAGCAAATGCTGCGGCAACAACGGGAAGAATTGTCCCAAGTCAGCCGACTGGCAACTGTCGGCGAGTTTGCCGCCTCGATAGCCCATGAAATCCATCAGCCCCTAACGGCAATCATGAATAACGCCCTGGCGGCCCAGCGCTTCCTCTCCTCGGGCACTGCCGCCGACATCGCGGAGGTTCGCGACGCGCTCGGGGATATCATCGACGATGATCGGCGAGCGGCCGATGTGATCCAGCATCTCCGGTCGTTCCTGAAGAAGAAAGAGTCTCCGCAGGCGATTTGCGACGTCAATACGGTCATCCAAGAGGTGCTGACAATCCTCCATGGCGAGCTCGTTGATAAAAATGTCCATGTAACCCAGGCTTTGAACCCTGACATCGCTCCTGTCCGCTGCGGTCGCGTAGAATTGCAGCAGATTCTTCTGAACCTGATCATGAATTCATGCGATTCCTTGGCGCATGTAGAACCTCAGCGACGTCAAATCGCCATTCGCACCTCAGGTGATGGACCGGACAGCGTTATCGTTGCCGTTGAGGACTCAGGAACGGGGTTGGAAGCAAGCGAACTTGAACGCTGCTTTGAATCCTACTACACCACCAAGCCGGACGGTCTTGGGATGGGTCTCTCGATCATTAAAACCATCGTTTCGGCTCATGGAGGACGAATATGGGCTGAAAACAATCCCAAAGGCGGAGCGATATTCTACTTTACCCTGTCGGCCCACAAAGGAGAAGCCTCGTAGTCATGGTGGATACCAAGGCCATCGTGTATGTGATCGACGATGATGCGTCGGTTCGCAAAAGTCTCGCCAGGCTGGTCCGATCAATAGGACTTGACGTGGATACGTTCGCCTCTGCCCGGGACTTTCTCGTCTTCAATCCTCCGGATCGACCAGGCTGTCTTGTTCTGGATTTAAAGATGCCGGGGATGACGGGGTTGGAGCTTCAGGAAGAATTGACCGCGGTCAATCGATCCATACCCATTATCTTTATTACAGGCTTTGGCAATGTCCCGGCAAGCGTTCAGGCGATGAAGGCAGGGGCTGTTGATTTTCTCGAAAAACCGTTCGACGATAAAACACTGCTCGACGCCATCCGCCGGGCCATCCGGAACGACTTTCAGCATCGACAACGGATGGGCGAGCGCCACACCATCAGAAAGCATTGGGAAAGATTGACTAAGCGGGAGAAACAGGTATTCGGGCTGGTTGTCACCGGGATGCTGAACAAGCAGATCGCTTTCCAACTCGGGATAACGGAAAAGACCGTCAAGGCGCACCGAGCCCAAGTCATGCAGAAAATGGCAGTACAATCTTTGGCGGATCTGGTGCGTGTTTCCGAACGATTGAAATAATCCCCGGGATCCGATTGTTCTGGGCCTAAAGTCCAATATTTTTTCCTTCCCTTCTCAGGTATTGTTGAACCGAAATTGATCGTCGGCTTGCGATGTGTTGATGCGGCCGCGGGAGGAATGACCCATGCATGGAATTGATTCCGTCATCTCTGTTGTGGATGACGACAAATCGGTCCGCAATTCCTTGAAGAGACTGCTAAGATCGATGGGATTCGAAGTCAGGACATTTGCTTCCGCCTTCGAGTTTCTCCAGCAAGGACCGCTTCATGACCATGGTTGTGCGATCGTGGACGTCCGTATGCCAGGCATGAACGGCCTCGATTTGCAGAAGAGGCTTCAGGAGTCCGGGATCTTACTGCCGATCATCTTCATAACGGCTTACGACGATCCGGGTGTATGTGAACGAGCTATGCAGGCAGGCTCCGTGGCCTTCTTACAGAAACCGCTCAGTGATTCTTTGCTGACGGACGCCATAGGGGCAGCCCTTGAACGCAGCAGCCAACAGGTACCGGGCCGTTCGAAATATGCCGAAAGAGACAAATGAGTATTTATTCGGACATGTTGCCGAGAAACGAACACAGGAAGGTGGAATATGGAATGGACAGCCGATCAATATTTCAGAAGAATTGGAAATGAAAACACCTGCCGGACTGCGCCCGCCGGGAGCAGCCGACTGAGCCTTTTGGAAAGAACGGGCAGCTTGGAAAAGAAAAAATGCTCGAGGATCATTCAAGAGAAAGAAAACGTTCAAGAAAACTTTACGGCTACCTACTGGGGATAGTGTCGTTATGCAAACAGTGACCGTCATCCGTCAACGAACGCCTTGCATGATCGTTGGCCGTCTGCCCGAAGAAAAAGCAGATGTTCGATAGGCGGCGCGAATGCCGAGACATGAACATGTGGACAGTTGCCATATAAAAAAGATATCCGATTCAAGGGAGTACAGGCTATGATCTACTCATTTGTCTGCCCCATCCCCTGTGATCAGGAAATATTGATTGATGCCGTAAATGACGATGATGCCGTAATCAGGCTTATAACGGCTGGCGCTCTCCGCTGCCGGAATGCCAGATATCGGTGCCGCTGTGATAAGTCTCAACGCTCTATGTCACCGATTGCAGATCAAGAGCTAAAACGGATTGTTAGGATATGCATGCAGGAAAAACAAGGAGACTATGAAGGTGCTCTCGCTTCGTCGTATGGATGAGTTTCCTGCAACCGATGGAGGCAAGTCACGGTCAGGCTTCATACAACTCGTGAGCGGGCACTCGGTTCCTTTCCAGCCGATTCAGTTCAAAGAAAGGAGGTAAAGGGTTATGAACGTCTTACGGGAAAAAACGTGGTCTCCCTATGTCGCAGGGGCGCTGGCCGGACTTCTTCTCGTCCTATCCGTTTTCCTCACCGGCAAATACTTCGGTGCCTCGACCACATTCGTGCGGGCGGCGGGCTTTGTCGAACAGGCCGTTGCGCCGGAGAAGGTGGCCGGCATGGAGTACTTCCTCAAGGAGAAGGTGAAGATCGACTGGCAGTTCCTGTTCGTAGTCGGAGTCCTCTTCGGTTCACTGATCTCGGCGTCCCTGTCGGGGGAACGGCGGGCGGTGGCTGTCCCGTCCATGTGGGAGAATCGCTTTGGGGCGTCCCGAACCCAGCGTTGGACAATCGCCTTTCTCGGCGGGATGATCGCCATGTTTGGGGCACGTCTCGCGGATGGGTGACCGAGCGGTCACGGCCTGAGCGGTCTGGCTCAGGTAGCCCTCAGCGGTTATGTTTCCCTGTTCTGCTTCTTCCTGGCCGGGGTGATCATGGCCAGAATCCTGTACGGGGGAGGGAAAAGCCATGAATGAACTCCTGACCGGCCTCATTACGGGGGTGCTGTTCGGGTTCCTGCTCCAGAAGGCGCAGGTAATCCGCTACGACAAACAGCTCGCAGCCCTTCGCCTCAGGGATATGACCATCGTCAAGTTTATGCTCACGAACATCCTCGTGGCCATGATAGGCATCTATCTGCTCTACGATTTGGGGCTGGTGAAGCTTTCCATAAAAACGCTGACCCTCGGCGGAAACGTGTTGGGCGGCCTGATCTTCGGCATCGGCTGGGGAATCGTTGGCTACTGTCCCGCAACCGCCATGGGAGCGCTCGGGGAGGGCCGTTACGACAGCCTTTTCGGCCTTCTGGGAATGATCCTTGGGGCGGGAATTTATGCGGAGGTGTATCCGCTCATGAAGGCAACGGTGCTGACCTGGGGCGATTTCGGGAAGATCACGTTGCCGGGGGTCCTCGGGATCAACCACTGGATCGTGATCGTCATCCTGGTTGTTGCCTTCATCGCCCTATTCCGTTGGTTTGAAAAAAAGGGGCTGTAATCTCTCGTACTACATACCCCACGGACCGGCTCAGGCCTGCTATCTACGAACCGGCCTGTGCGATGGTATCGCCAGAACACTCAGGATTCATGGCATCAGTATCCTTAAAAGTAAGTATTCATTTCATGAGAATACAGTTCACCCTGTGCCCCACATTGGCAATGAGCCGGGTGATCGTGGCCACGGCGTTCGGTTGCTTGAAGGCCCGGTAAACGATCTCCATCATCCGATAATAATCCTTCGTGAACCGGTTATAGCCTGCCTGGAGCTGCTCAACGGTCATGTTCTTCGGCCTCACAATCACCGCGCCGCCCGTGAACTTCGAGTAGTCGGTACAGATGATCCGTCCCTCCCTCTCAAACTTCCGGTAGAACTCGGTCCCCGGATAGGGGATCAGGATGTTGACGGCGACGCTGTCGATCTTCACCTTTTTGAGGGCTTCGATGGTCCGGTCGAACACGTCCGGCGTGTCAGTGTCGAATCCGAAGATGATTCCCCCGTCCACCAGGATGCCGCGATCATGGAACCGCGCGATGTTGTCTTTGAGACGCTCGACCTTGTTGAACCCTTTGTTTGCCTCGGAAAGGGCGGCAGCGGAGACAGACTCGACCCCCACAAAGACGCCGAGACAGCCCGCCTTGGCGGCCAGGGAGAGTAACTCCGCGTTTTCTGCGAGCAGCACATGGGACTGCATAAAGAACTTCTTCCCATAGGGGATCATCGCCGTGAAAAGCTCTCTCGCGAACACCTCATCAGCCGCCAGGTTGTCGTCCAGGAAGGCGATAAGCCTGTTGCCCGCTCGCGCGATGTCGGCGATGACGTGTTCGACCGGCCGGGTCCGGAATCCCAGACCATGGACATAACGTGTGGAGCAGAAGGCACAGGCATGGGTACAGCCCCGAGTCGCCTCGATGGGATAAAGCGGAAAATAGCGGGAAGCATCAAGCAGGTCCAGTCTGGGCGGTTTAAGCTTGGCCAGGTCAACAGGCGTTTCACCCATATAGATACCTTGCATCCGCCCTGCCGCCGCATCGGCGACGACCCGCGGCCACACTTCGTCGGCCTCGCCTACCACCACCGCGTCGGCATGTTGCAACCCCTCCTCCGGCATGACCGAGGCGTGCATCCCGCCCAGAACCACGGGCACACGCCGTTGTCGGTAATGATCGGCAATCCCATAGGCCCGGTAGGCCCTGAATACCTCGAAGGAGATCCCCACGAGATCGGGATGGTCGTCCAGGCGGATCGGCTTCACCCTTTCGTCCTCGATGGCAATCTCGTGCCCTTCAGGAGTGGCAGCCGCCACCGCCGGCAGGGAAAGGGTCATGATCTGAGACCACTTCGATTTTGATCGGACCGCCGCCGATATGAGCTTTATCTTCATGATCGTACCTCACCGAATCGCCTCATAGCCTCCGGGGACGCCATGCTTTGAGAAGACGATTTGCCAAAGCTGAACATGCCGGGCGCGAAAGGACCCGGCGCAGTAAAGCAGGTAGTATTTCCACATCCGGTAGAACCGCTCGCCGTATTTCGCTTTCAACCGATCCCAGCCTGCGTCGAAGTTTTCAAACCAGGCCATGAGTGTCCTGTCGTAATCGGGACCGATCAGGTGCCAATCTTCCATGACAAAGCTCTTTTCAACGGCGGCGCCGATCTGAGCGATGGACGGCATATTGCCTCCCGGAAAAAGATATTTTGTCATGAAGGGGTCCACCGTGGTCGTAGTCGAGAGCTCTTTGCCGATGGTGTGCAGAAGAAAAAGACCGTCATCGGCCAGGCAACGCCGGGCAACCTGCATGAAATTCCGGTAATTTTTATAGCCCACATGTTCCAGGACGCCCACGGCGACAATGCGGTCGAATTGCCCGCTTAGATCACGATAGTCCTGGAGCTTGATTTCGACCGGGCGCCCCGCGCATATTTCCCTGCCCAGGACCGCCTGTTCCCTGGAAACCGTGACTCCGATCGCCTTGACTCCATATTTTTCAGCGGCGTATTTCATGAAGCCGCCATAGCCGCAGCCGATATCCAGGACCGTCATCCCCGCATGGAGTCCCAGCTTCCTGCAGATCAAATCGAATTTGGCTTCCTGAGCCGTGTCGAGGTCTGCGGCTCTCAACCAGTAGCCGCACGTGTAGGCCATGGATTTGCCGAGCATCGCCGCGAACAGATCGCTGCCGATATTGTAGTGCCTGTCGGCGATCACGAATGCCCTGCGCCGCGATTGTTGATTGAATGTGCGCGACACCGCCGCCCTCAAAACGAGCGGCCAGCCCGGTTTGATTTGTTGCTCCAATTGCGCGCGCAATATGCGGCAGATGAATTCATCGATCCGGGCGCAGTCCCACCAGGCATCCATGTAGGATTCCCCAAGCCCAAGGCTTCCGTCTTTCAGCACGCGGGCATAGAATCCCTCATCCCGCACCTGGATGTCCCAGGGATCAGGGCCGTTGATCCGGACGCCGGCAGTGGAAAGCAATGGCTCGATGATCTTTCGGTGACTATTCATGTCTCGCCTCCAATCCCGCCCTCTTCCTGACCTCCGCTGCTTCCCACCGCTTGTTATCCGCCTCCACCCATAATCGGATCCCCCGACTGGCCGCCCGGATCTGTTTCTTCAAGTACCGTCCTCTGGATGGTCACCGCATTCCCCGCGGTCGCCTGGCCCCACTTGACCAACCGAAGACATGGGCCGTTTTCGAGAGTGATCTCGATCCCGGTGATACAGAACGGATGAACACAGGAACCGGTGTTGTAATAGCTTTCGTCGAGCTGATGGTTGATCTTGATGCCAAGGGTCTTGACCTTGGACTCCAGGTAGCGCTGCTCCGTCAGCGAAAGGTTCTCGAAGACCGCCCGGTGGGTGTGGCCGGCGATGATGGCGGCGATCCCCTGATCGTTGCGCTTCGCCCATTCATGGAGACGCTTGTCCACCTCGTTGCATAGGCCGGGGTTGAGGGCGGCCCGGGTCGGGTCCTTGACGCCGCAGCGTTGTAGATCGGGCCAGAAGTTGTGCACGAAGAACCTGCTAACGGCAGCGGCGTCCCCGCTACACTTCGGGTCTGCCTGGTGGCCGTGCAGGAGCAGGATAGCGCCACCGCTCCCTTCACCGCCACCCACTCGCACCCCCGGCTCCAGAATTATCCCCTCAAGGATCTCGATGCCGGGGAATAGCGTGCGATAGACGGTCTCGTTGTCCTTCCAGTAGAGGTCGTGGTTTCCCCACACCTTCAGGTACCGGGACTTCTCCGGATCCGGATGATGGAATTGCGCTAGCAGCTCGTAGACCGACGTGTGGGTGATGTAGATCTGATCAAAGTTGTCGTTCTCCCAGAGCTCCTCGGCGTCCCCCAGTTCGATGTAGATGAAACCTTCTTCCAGGTAATGCTCCAGGGCGCAACGGTAGATCAGGGAGTTCTGCGCAAAGTCATCCGCCCCGGACCCGTCCCCCCGGTGCATGTCGGACATGCAGACGAATTTCATGCCTGGTGTCAGGGTCAGCCGCCGGATACGTTCCAGCTTGGGAAGAGGTTCCATCTCCTGCCTCCTTTTATACGAGCTTCTCACCGAAGGAATCGACCTTCCGGAAGGCATTCTCAGCGGACCAGATCACCGGTCCATGGCCCGGAAAAATGATCCGGACGCAGAGCGTTTCCGACAACCTGGCAAAGGTTCTTTGGGTTTTTTCCTCATCCGAACAGAAGCGATTCACGTAACCCCGACCGCTCTTACGCCCCAGGATCAGGTCGCCGGCAATGAGTTCCCCGGAGGCCACATTGTAGTAAACCACCGACTCCTCCGTATGGCCCGGTGCGGCGATCACCTCCCAGCCGCCAAAGCCAATCCGGGAACGGGGAAGGCGATTCCCTTCGAGATACCTGATCCGGTCCGCATAGGAGACGCGTTGATGATCCCGGAAAAACGGCAGGGGCACACCGGCCGGACCTTCGAAAGCCAGATCGGACCATTTCCGGATGCCGAATGCGCCTCCGATCAATGTGGGAACGAGGCCGGTGACCCAGTTCCGCATGGGGGAAAGTGGCCGCCCCGCCTTCAGGTACGCCTTCACAAGAGGATGGAACAGGACCGTCGTCTTCGGGGAACACTTCGCGAGCAGCGCCGCTATCCCGCCGATATGGTCGATGTGAAAATGGGTGGCGGCGATGATCCGGATCGCCATGAGAGAACGCTTTATCGTGTGGACACAGAAATCCTCAACAGCCTGGGCGGCGCCGACGCTGCCGACGTCGACCACCATCAGGCCGTCCTTCTCGTCCGTGATGAGGTACGCCTGAGCAAGACCACTGCCCGGGATTGGATGCACCATGCCTGCCTCCATTTTGTTTGCGCCCCCACCCCTACCCCTCCCCCAGAATCCGCCACGCCTCAATTGGCGCCCTGCGGGGCCCCCGCGGCTTCCGCATCAATGGGGCGGTTGAACCGTTGATTCGTCAGGTGCGCACTGGGACCAGAGGCGTTCGAACTCCGCGGTGAAGGATTGAATCAGTCCCTTGTGATTCGTGAAGATGGCGGCCTCGTAGTTCCGGAACTCCGACTCGTTCGTGAAGTTGTAGCTGCCGGTGATGATGATCTTGCTGTCGATGAGCATGAACTTGTGGTGCAGCGAGCCGCGCTTGATCTCGATGAACCGAACCGCGATCCCCTCGCCGGATAGCCACTCGTCGATGGAGTAGGACTTCTGGGCATTGTCCCCGTCCAGGATGATCCGGATCTTGACCCCGCGCTTCAAGGCCGCAGATAAGGCTTGGCCAAGATATTTCGAGGAGAAGGCATAGGCGGCCACAGCGATCTCCTTTTTCGCCGCCTTGATCAGCCGGGTAAGCTCCTTCGAGGTGCCGCCCTTTGGCGAGAAGATCACCCTTGTTCCTGCGGTGCTAGCCATCCATCATTCCCCCTTCCTTGATTCCCCCTCCGACACAATGGAGTTGGTCATGGTGGCACTCCTTTGGTTTGGCCCCCCCTACCCCCCCCAAATCCACCCCCCTGACAAAGGGAGAGCCCGCCACACCTGGGCTGCGATGTGGCGGGCAGTTTCGCCGGAGGCGTCTCCGGCCTATGGGTTTACTTCTTCTTTCCCTTGGCCTTGGCCGCCACCTTGGCCTTCGGGGCCGGTTTGGGCAGTTGGACCTTGACCTTGTCCCGCTCCTGTTCCCTTTTCCGCAGCACCATCCCCTTCTTCCAGGACTGGGACACCTTGAAGCCCATCCGGTAGCCAGCCGGGATCGTGATCGGCTGCTGCGTTTTGGGGTTGATCCCCTGCCGCTCCTTGGTCTCCTTGACGGTGAAGGTCCCAAAGTTGGCCAGCCGGAGAGTGCCCGACTGTTCAAGGACTGTGAGAATCCCCTCCAGGACCGCGTTCACCACCTTCTTCGCGTTCTCCTTGGTCAGCTCCGTGGTGCCGGCCACGGTCCCGACCAGGTCATTCCTTCCGACTCTGCTTGCTTTTGCCATGGTTTGGTCCTCCTTTTGGTTAGGGTTGCACGATCTTCACGGCTACGAGATAGATCGCGTAGCCGATCGAGCCGATGATCAGAGCACCGAAGACCCAGCCCGTCTTCTGGAAGAAGGCGGCGATGAACCGGGTCGCCCACTTCGATGGCGTAACGTAAGCCTCAAGAGCGGCAATCCGGCCTTGGAACTCCCGGATCCGCCGGGCGTGTTCCCGGCAGGCAAGGTCCTCGACAATGGTGGTAATCCGGCGGACCTGGGCCAGAAGATCGGCCATGACCTGGTGGTCGGTCTGGAGACTGGCTTCGTAGGCCTGCTTGAGGAGGCAGATCGTCTTGTCCAGGGCGGCGTAACGGTGGTTCAGCTCCTCGGTCTGGCCGGAGAGCTTCCCGATGCTCTCCAGGAGGAGCTGGTTGTACCGGTCGTTGCTGTTATTGGCACTGTCGGTCATTTCAGAAACCTCTCCAGAAAGGCGGGCCACCGGCAATCGGCGCAGAAGTCGAGGGCCCGGTAGGCGGGATTGATACGATCGCCGGGAAAATAGATCGATAGGCCACCGGTGCCCCGGACCTCCCTGCCGATCTTGCCCTGGCGGAGGATCAGCCGCCCCTTGCCCGACCTCAACGCGGTGATCAGGGCATCGGCCTTGGCCAGGAGATCTGGACCGGCCTTCCTGCGGAGGTGCTTGGCGAAGC
This DNA window, taken from Syntrophales bacterium, encodes the following:
- a CDS encoding PAS domain S-box protein; amino-acid sequence: MAVKRKPTREMPRAGLNRHRAAGQAIVDGFWMEESFRKCFDKTSDGILIADTTTRRFLEANAAICAMLGYSKEELVNLSIDDIHPPNDRAHVLEEFEKQVKGENAVAEKMPVLRKDGSIFHADIISAPVMIGGVHHHMGIFRDLSAHMREAERLKTARDFLETVLDNLMDSMIVVDTNNYSILHANKQFLHFCGRNKENAIGKSCYELNHHRSTPCSSESCPLAESLKTGQQATVEHIHHDSAGMKHHLAITTIPIMGENGEMQRAIHLARDITQRKQTEQMLRQQREELSQVSRLATVGEFAASIAHEIHQPLTAIMNNALAAQRFLSSGTAADIAEVRDALGDIIDDDRRAADVIQHLRSFLKKKESPQAICDVNTVIQEVLTILHGELVDKNVHVTQALNPDIAPVRCGRVELQQILLNLIMNSCDSLAHVEPQRRQIAIRTSGDGPDSVIVAVEDSGTGLEASELERCFESYYTTKPDGLGMGLSIIKTIVSAHGGRIWAENNPKGGAIFYFTLSAHKGEAS
- a CDS encoding YeeE/YedE family protein; amino-acid sequence: MNELLTGLITGVLFGFLLQKAQVIRYDKQLAALRLRDMTIVKFMLTNILVAMIGIYLLYDLGLVKLSIKTLTLGGNVLGGLIFGIGWGIVGYCPATAMGALGEGRYDSLFGLLGMILGAGIYAEVYPLMKATVLTWGDFGKITLPGVLGINHWIVIVILVVAFIALFRWFEKKGL
- the rnk gene encoding nucleoside diphosphate kinase regulator, which codes for MVVLQQPTRFTTDAPFPEGIYSEQQEYRKDMTMADKAIYISKSDMDRLRDLVEGVRAYNPKPNPNLDKLEKELNRARVVSPKKVPKDVITMNSHVRVLDIDSKEEATYTIVFPAQAKIADNKISILAPIGTALLGYRVGDVVEWEVPSGLKRLRIEEILCQSESKGNNSV
- a CDS encoding NAD(P)(+) transhydrogenase (Re/Si-specific) subunit beta, which encodes MNSSYDLILDLAVILVLIGAFRQFRTPKGARLGNLTALAAMICALLLVLLRHHLLDPATVIVALITGGALGYAVAMRVNMIQIPAMIAFQHGAGGIAAFLVSYVELTRGAGSIAVLNELSGIIGIVIGAATFSGSVIAGGKLANRIRQTPQSLPGHGLWLMAHIIAILFLGVFSFNMHAAAIRYDLIGLIAVSISLGILFSMRIGGADMPVLISFLNATAGLAAAFCGIIMENRLLIACGATVASSGSILTHVMCRAMNRSLLKTFGVSRGKSSGIIQGETPKTALGSATRPSTTQLTGETAVEENLARATVALKKAKNVVIIPGYGMAIAQAQFEVVQFARKMIEMGKDVQFAIHPVAGRMPGHMNVLLAEAEADYEMLHEMDDVNPEFSRTDFVLIVGACDVVNPAAIHVEGTPISGMPILLAHEAKTVVVCNLDRRPGYSGVDNPLYDNENTILMLGDAKQTLRLFMERIG
- a CDS encoding response regulator transcription factor — its product is MVDTKAIVYVIDDDASVRKSLARLVRSIGLDVDTFASARDFLVFNPPDRPGCLVLDLKMPGMTGLELQEELTAVNRSIPIIFITGFGNVPASVQAMKAGAVDFLEKPFDDKTLLDAIRRAIRNDFQHRQRMGERHTIRKHWERLTKREKQVFGLVVTGMLNKQIAFQLGITEKTVKAHRAQVMQKMAVQSLADLVRVSERLK
- a CDS encoding YeeE/YedE family protein codes for the protein MNVLREKTWSPYVAGALAGLLLVLSVFLTGKYFGASTTFVRAAGFVEQAVAPEKVAGMEYFLKEKVKIDWQFLFVVGVLFGSLISASLSGERRAVAVPSMWENRFGASRTQRWTIAFLGGMIAMFGARLADG
- a CDS encoding response regulator, translated to MHGIDSVISVVDDDKSVRNSLKRLLRSMGFEVRTFASAFEFLQQGPLHDHGCAIVDVRMPGMNGLDLQKRLQESGILLPIIFITAYDDPGVCERAMQAGSVAFLQKPLSDSLLTDAIGAALERSSQQVPGRSKYAERDK
- a CDS encoding NAD(P) transhydrogenase subunit alpha, producing the protein MTNFLLMLGVFAFSFGVGYVLILRVPPLLHTPLMSMTNAISAVTILGALILFAVDPTPIERILGAIALITASFNIVGGFAITARMLSLFKKNKGPE